Proteins encoded within one genomic window of Tolypothrix bouteillei VB521301:
- a CDS encoding IS4 family transposase, with the protein MYQWAEKELESLDLGDRRREKRLRKMVEDLASQPGESVPQACGDIAATTAAYDFWKSPYFQPDDIRQAHQTSTIKRIESHQILLAIQDTTNIDLTHHPQTTGLGYLDCATSFGLKVHSSLVASIDGVPLGIIHQHVWTRELENLGISKKRHQRETAEKESQRWLDTEQAIHQLIPPEKIVVTVADSEADIFDLFNQERAQNFHLLIRGTHNRKVDHNAKYLHEAINATPARGELKVEVNRSPQQHWRIAHLTIRFATLDIAVPSNHIRRKQLNPVKLQVILAREENPPEGVSPISWLLLTSLEIKSLEDAARCVRWYTYRWLIERYHYALKSGCGIEKLQLETGRRIHMALATYSIVAWRLLWLTYEARMHPQTPCDTVLETHEWQSLCVTISQNPHPPQTPPSLNEAVRMIAKLGGFLGRTRDGEPGLKTIWRGLKRLHDIAATWKLLKNHCAT; encoded by the coding sequence ATGTATCAGTGGGCAGAAAAGGAACTCGAGAGTCTGGATTTGGGAGATAGAAGACGGGAAAAACGATTGAGAAAAATGGTGGAAGATTTAGCTTCTCAACCCGGAGAAAGTGTACCACAAGCGTGTGGAGATATAGCAGCAACAACAGCCGCGTATGATTTTTGGAAGTCGCCCTATTTCCAGCCAGATGATATTCGGCAAGCGCATCAAACGAGTACAATTAAAAGAATAGAATCACATCAAATCCTACTGGCAATTCAAGATACAACGAATATCGATTTAACACACCATCCTCAAACGACAGGTTTGGGATATCTGGACTGTGCAACAAGTTTTGGATTAAAAGTCCACTCCAGTTTGGTGGCTTCAATAGATGGAGTGCCATTAGGAATTATTCATCAACATGTGTGGACTAGAGAACTGGAAAATTTAGGCATATCTAAAAAACGGCATCAAAGAGAAACAGCAGAAAAAGAAAGTCAACGTTGGTTAGATACAGAACAAGCTATACATCAGTTAATTCCCCCAGAGAAAATTGTGGTGACGGTAGCGGATTCAGAGGCAGACATATTTGATTTATTCAATCAAGAACGAGCCCAAAATTTTCATTTATTGATTCGTGGAACTCACAACCGAAAAGTAGACCACAATGCCAAGTATTTACATGAAGCCATCAATGCAACACCTGCACGTGGGGAGCTGAAGGTGGAGGTGAACCGCTCACCACAACAGCATTGGAGAATCGCCCATCTCACTATTCGATTTGCCACATTGGACATAGCAGTGCCATCGAATCATATCAGAAGAAAGCAGCTAAATCCTGTGAAGTTACAAGTGATTTTAGCCAGAGAAGAGAATCCTCCAGAAGGCGTTAGTCCCATTAGTTGGTTATTATTAACGAGTCTTGAGATTAAGAGTTTAGAAGATGCGGCCCGGTGTGTGCGTTGGTATACGTATCGATGGTTAATTGAACGCTACCACTATGCATTAAAGAGTGGCTGTGGAATCGAAAAATTACAGTTAGAAACTGGGCGTCGCATCCACATGGCACTAGCAACTTATTCAATTGTGGCATGGCGTTTACTCTGGTTAACTTATGAAGCGCGAATGCACCCACAGACTCCGTGCGATACAGTTTTAGAAACCCATGAATGGCAATCATTATGTGTGACTATTTCGCAAAATCCTCATCCTCCACAAACACCACCCTCTCTTAATGAAGCTGTGAGAATGATTGCTAAACTGGGAGGTTTTTTAGGACGAACTCGTGACGGAGAACCGGGTTTAAAGACAATTTGGCGTGGTTTAAAAAGATTACATGATATTGCTGCTACCTGGAAATTACTGAAAAACCATTGTGCTACTTAA
- the tnpA gene encoding IS200/IS605 family transposase, which produces MAKLSKEAQTCGGRVPRHKQSLQEDHDYRRTENSVSSINYHFVFVPKRRRPVLVTDVARRLQEIIFELVQEHNWRLIALEIQPDHVHMFINAPTDEAPSQIAKWVKGRASHHLRKEFPELKKLPALWTPTYFVASTGQVSTEVVKKYIENQRGK; this is translated from the coding sequence ATGGCAAAACTTTCAAAAGAAGCGCAAACTTGCGGTGGACGGGTTCCCCGGCATAAGCAAAGTTTGCAAGAAGACCACGACTACCGCAGAACGGAGAATTCTGTGTCGTCTATTAACTATCATTTCGTGTTTGTACCAAAACGAAGAAGACCCGTACTAGTCACTGATGTGGCAAGAAGACTCCAAGAAATTATTTTTGAACTAGTACAAGAACATAACTGGAGACTTATTGCATTAGAAATTCAACCCGACCACGTGCATATGTTTATCAATGCGCCTACAGATGAAGCCCCTTCACAAATTGCGAAATGGGTCAAAGGTCGTGCATCTCATCACCTAAGAAAGGAATTTCCAGAACTGAAAAAACTACCTGCTTTGTGGACACCGACCTACTTTGTAGCGTCAACGGGTCAAGTTAGTACAGAGGTAGTTAAAAAGTACATTGAAAATCAGCGTGGGAAATGA
- a CDS encoding RNA-guided endonuclease InsQ/TnpB family protein codes for MYKTLPVKARFTDIEEAFWLDQCQHANSLINCALYHVRQTHYARLEESGNAFTTYWRGDDLRHGWKTYKCFTTYPELDKIFKDNPHYKALAAQAAQQTLKSVGESITSYNGLVNAYYRGEVDRPSLPQYRKSGGLAAVTFPRQALTYKDGCFYPSISRETKPHLLTEIALPLPEFIDSDWVKEVTVRPCYGQLWIDWVIDDGKQIVEINPNLDYTQAWSFDHGGNNWLTGVSTLGQSLIIDGRKLRSMNQGYCRLVAKCKQGKSEFYWDANLDRIQRKRNNQMRDAINKAARFIINRCLADAVGNLIIGWNEGQKIGSDMGKRNNQNFVPIPTGRLIERLKQLVPEYGIVLTITEEAYTSKASFLDGDSLPKYGEKPEGWKASGERIERGTYKTKKGFLINSDCNGAANIMRKVATQLGLVLVKVGRAALSLPHRYDLFCDLKNSFRNTLRSAALGGTALGGSADLKQVPSHGVTSM; via the coding sequence TTGTACAAAACTTTACCAGTTAAAGCAAGGTTTACAGATATTGAAGAAGCTTTTTGGCTCGACCAATGCCAGCACGCTAACAGTTTGATTAATTGCGCTCTTTATCATGTTCGTCAAACTCATTATGCAAGGCTAGAAGAATCGGGTAACGCTTTTACAACTTATTGGCGTGGTGATGATTTACGTCATGGCTGGAAAACGTACAAATGCTTTACCACTTATCCCGAACTGGATAAAATTTTTAAAGACAATCCACATTACAAAGCCCTTGCCGCACAAGCCGCACAGCAAACATTGAAATCTGTGGGTGAGTCAATTACTAGTTACAACGGATTGGTAAACGCTTATTACAGAGGCGAGGTAGACAGACCTTCGTTACCACAATACAGAAAAAGCGGTGGACTTGCAGCAGTCACATTCCCAAGACAAGCACTGACCTATAAAGATGGCTGTTTTTATCCGTCAATTAGCAGAGAAACCAAACCACATTTGTTAACGGAAATTGCTTTACCATTACCAGAATTCATTGATTCAGATTGGGTTAAGGAAGTGACAGTGCGTCCTTGTTACGGTCAGTTGTGGATTGATTGGGTGATTGATGACGGTAAGCAGATTGTCGAAATTAATCCCAACCTTGATTACACTCAAGCATGGAGTTTTGACCACGGTGGTAATAATTGGCTAACAGGTGTTTCAACATTGGGACAAAGCTTAATCATTGATGGTAGAAAGCTACGTTCAATGAATCAAGGTTATTGTCGTTTGGTTGCCAAATGTAAACAAGGCAAATCAGAATTTTACTGGGATGCTAACCTCGACAGAATTCAACGCAAACGTAATAATCAGATGCGAGATGCCATCAACAAAGCAGCAAGGTTCATTATTAATCGATGCCTTGCTGATGCTGTTGGAAATCTCATTATTGGTTGGAATGAGGGTCAAAAAATCGGTTCTGACATGGGTAAACGCAACAATCAGAACTTTGTCCCAATTCCAACAGGTAGATTGATTGAACGGCTTAAACAACTAGTACCAGAATACGGAATTGTTTTGACAATTACTGAAGAAGCGTATACTTCAAAAGCGTCATTTCTTGATGGTGACTCACTACCGAAATACGGTGAAAAACCCGAAGGATGGAAGGCATCAGGTGAGAGAATTGAGCGCGGTACTTACAAGACCAAAAAAGGTTTTTTAATTAATAGTGACTGCAACGGTGCAGCCAACATCATGAGAAAAGTAGCCACACAGCTAGGACTTGTTCTAGTTAAGGTGGGTAGAGCAGCCTTGAGTCTGCCGCATCGGTATGATTTGTTCTGCGATCTAAAAAATTCATTTCGTAATACGTTACGGAGTGCAGCTTTAGGAGGCACTGCGTTGGGCGGCTCCGCCGACTTGAAGCAAGTGCCGTCTCACGGAGTAACATCCATGTAG
- a CDS encoding GNAT family N-acetyltransferase: MKILNEKQGIKFRIIQPSDFEQTVDLCSQIFTKYEPMTRTVKINHKEFKTLAEPYCQKAIEDEISIVATDCNEKVVGFTISKDLMTEPANLNEINDKFEPITAFLHELNFNYKLKNSLQLGQVLHIFLLGVKEEYKNQKIASTLVENNLRIAKLKNFSLAITEASGLISQHIFRKLGFREEVNLFYDSYTFKGEKIFSSISDSASCILMSHSIL; the protein is encoded by the coding sequence GTGAAAATTTTAAATGAAAAGCAAGGAATAAAATTCCGAATTATTCAACCCAGTGATTTTGAACAAACTGTTGATTTATGTTCTCAAATATTTACAAAATATGAACCCATGACTAGAACTGTGAAAATTAACCATAAAGAGTTTAAAACTTTAGCTGAACCTTATTGCCAAAAAGCTATTGAAGATGAAATTTCTATTGTTGCCACAGATTGTAATGAAAAAGTTGTTGGTTTTACTATATCAAAAGATTTGATGACAGAACCTGCCAATCTTAATGAAATTAACGATAAATTTGAACCAATAACAGCTTTTTTACATGAATTAAATTTCAATTATAAATTGAAAAACTCTTTGCAATTGGGTCAGGTATTGCATATTTTTTTACTAGGAGTTAAAGAAGAATATAAAAATCAGAAAATTGCCAGTACTTTAGTTGAAAACAATTTAAGAATTGCCAAGTTAAAAAATTTTTCTTTAGCAATTACTGAAGCTAGTGGACTCATATCTCAGCATATATTTCGGAAATTAGGTTTTAGAGAAGAGGTCAATTTATTTTACGATTCCTACACGTTTAAAGGAGAGAAAATATTTTCATCTATAAGTGATTCTGCAAGTTGTATATTGATGTCACATTCAATTTTATGA
- a CDS encoding alpha/beta fold hydrolase produces the protein MTDQPLSRQQLVQKAIAHVGYYDLHPDISLNFQFNRWVQWLGEASVLEDMQTVAPKIKTYADLRREFLALSEQAIDRDRPLPAAYYLRTAEFFVWADDPQKRPMRHRFIQMMRQCYGITENEHYQIPYQTGFLPAYRFTVEQSKATLVLFGGYDSYIEEFFPIAFFFVEAGYEVVIFEGPGQGGALEDAGLAMVPNWEEPVKIVLDYFGLNDIILMGISLGGGLVIRAAAFEPRIRYVVADDIFCDSLEVLLRSLPVTLTAQVKQYLTEQAAEELNTLLNKLMPQSPILDWGIRQGMHVMGTTTPYEFLQATQAYNTIEVSNRIRADVLLLAGSEDHYVPLHQLYRQAEALRNVRSLTTRVFTSAEQAQNHVHVGNLGLSLRFIANWLERMIQEQSLLP, from the coding sequence ATGACAGATCAACCTCTCTCACGTCAACAACTCGTTCAAAAGGCGATCGCTCATGTTGGCTACTACGATCTGCATCCCGATATCAGCCTCAACTTTCAATTTAATCGTTGGGTTCAATGGCTTGGAGAAGCATCTGTTTTAGAAGATATGCAAACTGTTGCACCAAAGATCAAAACCTATGCAGACTTGCGACGCGAATTTTTGGCTCTTAGCGAGCAAGCCATTGACCGGGATCGCCCCTTACCGGCTGCCTACTACCTACGCACAGCTGAATTCTTTGTTTGGGCAGACGATCCCCAGAAGCGTCCCATGCGCCATCGCTTTATTCAAATGATGCGACAGTGCTATGGCATCACTGAGAACGAGCACTACCAAATTCCTTACCAAACAGGCTTTCTCCCAGCTTATCGCTTCACTGTGGAACAATCCAAAGCCACCCTTGTTCTCTTTGGAGGGTATGACAGCTATATTGAAGAGTTTTTTCCAATCGCTTTTTTCTTTGTTGAAGCCGGATACGAAGTTGTTATATTTGAAGGTCCGGGGCAAGGGGGTGCTTTAGAAGATGCAGGTCTAGCAATGGTTCCAAACTGGGAAGAGCCAGTTAAAATAGTGTTGGATTATTTTGGACTCAACGACATTATTCTTATGGGCATTTCTCTTGGTGGGGGACTGGTGATTCGAGCCGCAGCTTTTGAGCCAAGAATTCGCTATGTCGTTGCAGATGACATTTTTTGTGATTCCCTTGAAGTCCTTTTAAGATCGCTTCCTGTAACATTAACAGCGCAAGTTAAACAGTATTTAACTGAGCAGGCTGCCGAGGAGCTTAATACGTTGTTGAACAAACTTATGCCTCAAAGTCCCATTCTAGATTGGGGAATCCGACAGGGAATGCACGTAATGGGTACAACCACTCCCTACGAGTTTCTTCAAGCTACCCAAGCCTACAATACAATTGAGGTATCGAATCGCATTAGGGCAGATGTGTTATTGCTAGCAGGCAGTGAGGATCATTATGTCCCACTCCATCAGTTGTATCGACAAGCAGAAGCCTTAAGAAATGTGCGATCGCTCACTACGAGAGTTTTCACCAGCGCTGAACAGGCACAAAACCATGTTCATGTTGGCAATTTAGGCTTATCTCTTCGCTTTATTGCTAATTGGCTTGAGCGCATGATTCAGGAACAAAGCTTACTTCCTTAA
- a CDS encoding Crp/Fnr family transcriptional regulator has product MMQQQFYDFISKLLPEHEIELAKVDRYLKTRDLNKGDYLFAAGEICQFIGFIIKGCFRIFILKDDKEITFDFFVEDQPICDYESYFRKQPTQFYFQAVETSKLLILNDACLNLLFEESQNGQRLQRLVVEILFFRFRDSLLSLYMDKPEERYLKLLQTKPELLQRIPQYYLASYLRLEPESLSRLKRRISSRSQTKLSAS; this is encoded by the coding sequence ATGATGCAACAACAATTTTATGACTTTATTTCTAAGCTTCTGCCCGAGCATGAGATTGAACTTGCTAAGGTCGATCGCTATCTTAAGACACGGGATCTCAACAAAGGAGATTATTTATTCGCGGCAGGAGAGATTTGCCAATTCATTGGTTTCATCATCAAGGGCTGTTTCCGCATCTTTATTCTTAAGGATGACAAGGAAATCACCTTTGACTTTTTTGTAGAGGATCAGCCGATCTGCGACTACGAAAGTTACTTCCGCAAACAGCCGACACAATTTTATTTTCAAGCGGTTGAAACCTCAAAGCTCCTGATTCTGAACGACGCTTGCCTCAATCTGCTGTTTGAGGAATCGCAAAACGGGCAACGACTTCAAAGGTTGGTGGTAGAAATACTCTTTTTCAGATTCCGTGATTCATTGCTGTCCCTTTACATGGACAAACCGGAGGAACGGTACCTTAAATTGCTTCAGACTAAGCCAGAGTTATTGCAGCGAATTCCACAATACTATCTGGCTTCCTACTTGAGACTTGAGCCAGAGTCTTTAAGTCGCTTGAAACGGCGTATCTCGTCGCGATCGCAAACCAAACTCAGTGCATCTTAA